Within the Photobacterium swingsii genome, the region GTTGCATTTATACCATTACCAACTCCAATTGCATTGATTGTTACATTTTGATCGCGTGCGGCATCAGCCGAAGCTAAAGCATCAGCTTCTGAGCTAGAACTACAACATGGCTGACCATCAGTTGAGATATCAATGATCATCTTATCCGAATCAATCATATTATTGAGAAGTGAAGTGACAGCAGTATCGATAGCCAAACTGGTATTAGTGACGCTTTGAATTTGATTCATTTCTGTTGTATTGAACTTATTACCAAAAGTTGTAGCAACAGCATTTGAGGTTATATTAGTCCAGCTAATTTCTTCTATAACGGTATTAGAAAACTGCCATGCTGAGAGGTAGACGTTGTCATAAATACTAGGTGCAATAAAGTCATCATAGAAGGTACCGCTTGCGATTACGTTTTTATATCCCTGAAGTTGTAATTGGTACTCTGATGAATTGATACTTCCTGACCCATCGAGTACTAATGCTAACTCTAACGTAGTGGCTTGAGCTTGAGCTGTTAGCATCAGTCCGATTGCAAGTGCTGCTGTTTTCAATTTCAACATGTTATTTATTCCTTCAATGGTGGTAAACAACATAGGTACAGCAATATAAGTGCCAATTTTAAATATCGATTACTATCAAAGATATAAATTGGCAGTGAACGTTGAGGCATAATAGATTGTAAAAGAAGCTGACAGTAAATTCCTTTTTGCTTGATAGTAATCATTATTTTTTAAGGCTTGTCGCTATGCAACCAAATCATGCTCATCTGCGGTTGACCAAGCTATACACTCATCAGCTAGGATCTCTAATGAATCAAGGCAGTTTAATGGCTGTGACTCGGCTTGAGATGCCAGCGCAATAGGAATTTCAGTACAACCAAATATAACGGCGTCAGCACCGCGTGCCAACATAGCCTCAAATACAGGCGTCATCAGTTGTTCACCTTCTTTGACATTACCAGCTTTGACCGCATAAATACCAGCCATCACTTGTTGCTGTTCTTGCGCTGTTGTTTCTATGGCTTGAATGCCTTTATCGGCAAGT harbors:
- a CDS encoding DUF1194 domain-containing protein, producing the protein MLKLKTAALAIGLMLTAQAQATTLELALVLDGSGSINSSEYQLQLQGYKNVIASGTFYDDFIAPSIYDNVYLSAWQFSNTVIEEISWTNITSNAVATTFGNKFNTTEMNQIQSVTNTSLAIDTAVTSLLNNMIDSDKMIIDISTDGQPCCSSSSEADALASADAARDQNVTINAIGVGNGINATFLTQLVGINPADTPTGFFLQASNFTEFGDTIKTKLTREIVGPQSVPEPSSIAFIGLGALGLGALRRRKLQTKAQ